GTGTAACGTATGCGTCCGGCAGAATTTGCAGTATTTTTTCATCTCCAGGCGGTCGGGATTAGTTTTCTTGTTCTTGGTCGTGTTATAGTTGCGCTGCTTGCATTCTGTACAGGCCAGGGTTATGGTCACTCTCATCGTCGCCACCTCCAATATTGCCACCGGGCGGGTATTATATCCATGACAGTACTTAATATTATCATATGCCT
This sequence is a window from Peptococcaceae bacterium. Protein-coding genes within it:
- the rpmG gene encoding 50S ribosomal protein L33 — encoded protein: MRVTITLACTECKQRNYNTTKNKKTNPDRLEMKKYCKFCRTHTLHKETK